In one window of Euwallacea similis isolate ESF13 chromosome 4, ESF131.1, whole genome shotgun sequence DNA:
- the LOC136407993 gene encoding nuclear factor related to kappa-B-binding protein isoform X2: MTSSESEDTGSSDYSSDSSDEDGMESAYAGGTKLQLPQGLCERRDIFNEFFTVDLWNSFSDEHKEHLQTFLPNFPGNDDLEKTKTLQRLFDFDNFWFSNPLSKFFEDLKAGYFRPEIARMRKLIHKKEKDEAKLRHKKYRKQLKIDVLESQSKLLGQIKQVPPGHEPKQEKRNIDLDSEYIYSRTKRKYFQTLLNIKNKVNEPDFSADENYPEGPSSRLPRKQKRHLNSIRTSLNSTKEKLFKSTTVGKINSLSIDLEKYITSYQNPFYINDEVYRNVLHQHKKRKLENCDDPELNVDGISMSDVIRRTQLPFMKKLPVKPSPMESKPILKKKIRKEPEHRISSETPVLFVNKTANSITNTHSSNSESDSDSIIDAVTVPTTASTFMSETLLSASIKGPAPCKVKEEVKIEPLDIESVEETIEAVQSVQHMTPPQSLLDSPSIGTMMTSSYGEITPIKMEDLETIDIMNTPIELDNSEIDIMELSIKPELMQDTHSNFFALIRDVICSTNEHRMNMYTLQERLKAWQENPISPLNDWYSYVDNWINILPSAITFLCGNASEQPDDFVPYMEYKLNLDVYQWIGAGRDSDQLLLNLCNFWLQHRTESKLTKPIDVELDIADRDSTPPPPRCPTTWTVRKATSDEIKDYREQERRRYDNPHKAFTFRCNGYESVVGPLKGIYYPPANSKARGHNMLNADRPNFVTILSLVRDATARLPNGEGTRADICELLKSSQYISSSAADNILQSVVSGALDRMHTQWDPCVKYCQKRKIWIYLHRHRTEDDFERIHQHYQGVQKVKKNSRKSPAKPKTPKAEKIPKNQKQQKGVVVAPPSADLSAKEQIVVDDLKEEIVVDSPSNVKETPEVNVGTEPVNAEVITVTKAAPVRRTSQLQGKEVISTTPGLIPTKGTSLLLSNNLPKQQEPSQPPPPITTSIKVQSLVTKRESLDEETPELMQIRVASPLGVLKGSAKAPMVKIVSPSQGKSVIIPTSNPQILKQIQERPLKAQQFLQGLAIQSKQQQKTAVKNSVEGSDSEAVKQMEKNKIPVNIQQQIVQGLTAQQLQNIKNVTLLRANSPAASTSAQSGMETTAEGTAQGGATKIVGHTETVQLKTTANLTTAQTQQILQTIKQKYLPNANVLTPQQQVLLKQKGCVVQLQKTTPLAKGSPTNSDVSKAISSNQVPVVAKVLTNAAGQVISVESLLAHQKAHGSLPQGTTLRVQGAKGAQQNVIHLTSTTKPNAIAHFAVGTQNNLVALTQPKLVVASQTTTITTNVTQSKPQIARTVASPRTQQAGSKTPNLTHQQLVNAKIIPSDGQKVVQPKVLVQGQKAPSKATGRTVPAFGGGLRMLNTANLNLTTLDGKPVLLASKTGIQSLHGQNVIVQTHPASASSSSSLMLQAKKPPNQGAQATTGVISQGGNIVFSSTALKNQQLLFSAGQAKTGGANTATTQAGHIVLGNQPIRLQTNTASGGQRVVLASQGQGGQILAQQILLPAGFQGTAINIKSLQGVKVIPIAQNQKGQSRQIVAKVMSPSIVKQSTQSPSVQLQESVTIHSSESE, encoded by the exons ATGACTAGTTCTGAATCTGAGGACACAGGGTCCTCAGACTACTCAAGTGATTCGAGTGATGAGGACGGGATGGAATCTGCGTATGCTGGAGGCACTAAACTGCAATTGCCTCAAGGATTATGTGAGAGACGTGATAtattcaatgaattttttactgtAGACCTCTGGAACTCTTTCTCTGACGAGCACAAAGAGCACTTACAGACCTTCTTGCCCAATTTCCCAGGAAATGACGATCTGGAAAAGACCAAAACTCTGCAAAGACTGtttgattttgataatttttggttttctaaTCCTCTCAGTAAGTTTTTTGAGGATCTCAAAGCTGGGTATTTCCGGCCAGAAATTGCTCGAATGAGGAAGTTGATTcataaaaaagagaaagacGAAGCTAAATTGAGACATAAGAAGTATCGGAAGCAGTTGAAGATTGATGTGCTTGAATCTCAAAGTAAATTGTTGGGGCAAATAAAACAGGTTCCGCCAGGGCATGAACCCAAACAGGAAAAGCGGAACATTGATTTGGATAGTGAGTACATTTACTCAAGAACAAAAAGGAAATACTTTCAAACACTgctgaatattaaaaacaaagttaatGAGCCAGATTTTTCTGCTGATGAGAACTACCCAGAAGGGCCTAGTTCTAGATTGCCTAGGAAGCAAAAGAGACATTTGAATAGCATTAGGACTAGCTTAAATAGCACTAAAGAGAAGCTTTTTAAATCTACTACAGTGGGTAAAATTAACAGCCTCTCAATTGATTTAGAAAAGTACATAACATCATATCAAAATCCTTTTTACATAAATGATGAAGTGTATAGAAATGTGTTGCATCAACACAAGAAGAGGAAATTGGAAAACTGTGATGATCCAGAGCTGAATGTGGATG gaatttcaaTGTCTGACGTTATACGACGCACTCAACTACCCTTCATGAAGAAACTCCCAGTAAAACCCTCTCCAATGGAATCGAAAcctatattaaaaaagaaaataaggaAAGAGCCAGAACATCGAATATCCTCAGAAACCCCTGTATTATTTGTCAACAAAACCGCCAATTCTATCACCAACACACACAGTTCCAATTCAGAATCAGATTCTGACTCCATTATAGATGCAGTTACAGTGCCAACAACTGCAAGCACATTTATGAGTGAAACTTTGTTGAGTGCCTCCATTAAAGGGCCAGCACCTTGTAAAGTTAAAGAGGAAGTTAAAATTGAGCCTTTGGATATAGAGTCTGTTGAAGAGACTATAGAGGCGGTTCAAAGCGTGCAGCATATGACCCCACCTCAAAGCCTCCTTGACAGTCCGTCAATTGGGACTATGATGACATCGAGTTATGGAGAAATAACTCCTATTAAAATGGAGGATTTGGAGACCATTGATATAATGAACACTCCGATTGAGTTGGATAATTCTGAAATAGACATTATGGAATTGAGCATTAAACCAGAGTTAATGCAGGACACTCATTCAAATTTCTTTGCCCTTATTCGGGATGTTATTTGCTCAACTAACGAGCACAGAATGAACATGTACACTTTGCAGGAAAGATTGAAAGCTTGGCAGGAAAATCCTATAAGTCCTTTAAATGATTGGTATAG TTACGTTGATAATTGGATAAATATTCTACCCTCGGCAATAACGTTCTTGTGCGGCAACGCATCGGAGCAGCCAGACGACTTTGTGCCCTACATGGAATACAAATTGAATTTGGATGTGTATCAATGGATTGGAGCAGGCAGAGATTCCGACCAATTGCTGCTcaatttgtgtaatttttggCTACAGCACAGGACTGAGAGCAAGCTTACGAAGCCCATTGATGTTGAATTGGATATTGCTGATCG GGACAGCACCCCACCTCCTCCTCGATGCCCCACCACCTGGACGGTTCGCAAAGCCACTTCAGATGAAATAAAAGATTATCGCGAGCAAGAAAGAAGAAGATACGACAATCCTCATAAG GCTTTTACCTTCCGTTGCAACGGTTATGAGTCGGTCGTAGGGCCTCTCAAAGGCATCTACTACCCCCCTGCCAATTCTAAAGCCAGAGGCCATAATATGTTAAACGCAGACCGTCCCAATTTTGTCACCATTTTGTCCTTGGTTCGAGACGCCACTGCACGTTTGCCCAATGGAGAGGGTACTAGAGCAGACATTTGCGAACTTTTGAAGTCTTCCCAATATATTTCCAGTAGTGCTGCTGATAATATTTTGCAGTCTGTCGTATCTGGTGCTTTGGATCGTATGCATACTCAATGGGATCCCTGTGTCAA ATATTGTcagaagaggaaaatttggatttatcTGCATCGGCATCGCACTGAGGACGATTTTGAGCGCATTCATCAGCACTATCAAGGGGTGcaaaaagtgaagaaaaacagCAGGAAATCACCGGCTAAGCCTAAAACTCCGAAGGCTGAGAAAATCCCTAAGaaccaaaaacaacaaaaggGTGTTGTAGTTGCTCCTCCTTCTGCAGACTTATCAGCAAAAGAGCAAATTGTTGTTGATGATCTTAAGGAGGAAATTGTAGTTGATAGTCCTTCTAATGTTAAA GAGACTCCAGAAGTTAATGTTGGGACTGAGCCCGTAAATGCGGAAGTAATTACTGTGACTAAAGCCGCTCCTGTTCGCAGAACTAGCCAATTGCAAGGAAAAGAAGTAATTTCCACTACTCCAGGCCTAATTCCCACTAAAGGCACCAGTCTCTTGCTCAGCAACAACCTTCCCAAGCAGCAAgag CCTTCCCAGCCACCTCCACCAATTACCACATCAATAAAAGTGCAGTCCTTAGTCACCAAGCGCGAGTCTTTAGATGAAGAAACCCCGGAATTGATGCAAATCCGCGTTGCCAGCCCCTTAGGTGTTCTCAAAGGCTCAGCTAAAGCCCCAATGGTGAAAATCGTTTCACCGTCACAGGGGAAATCCGTCATTATCCCCACATCAAACCCACAAATTCTCAAACAAATCCAGGAGAGACCTTTGAAGGCTCAACAGTTTTTGCAAGGGCTTGCCATTCAGTCTAAACAg CAACAAAAAACTGCGGTTAAAAACTCGGTAGAAGGAAGCGATAGTGAAGCTGTGAAGCAGATGGAGAAAAATAAGATACCAGTCAATATTCAGCAGCAAATTGTGCAGGGATTGACTGCTCAGCAACTACAGAATATTAAGAATGTGACATTGTTGCGTGCTAATAGCCCAGCGGCTAGTACCAGTGCGCAAAGCGGAATGGAGACCACTGCTGAGGGTACCGCTCAGGGAGGTGCAACTAAGATTGTGGGGCATACTGAG ACCGTCCAACTGAAAACAACAGCCAACTTAACCACCGCCCAAACTCAACAAATCTTGCaaactattaaacaaaaatatcttccCAATGCCAACGTTCTCACTCCCCAGCAACAGGTGCTGTTGAAACAAAAAGGGTGTGTGGtacaattacaaaaaacaACCCCTCTTGCCAAGGGCAGCCCCACAAATTCAg ATGTGAGCAAAGCCATTTCAAGTAATCAAGTCCCAGTAGTTGCTAAGGTTCTCACGAACGCCGCAGGGCAAGTAATTTCGGTGGAAAGTCTTTTAGCCCATCAAAAAGCCCATGGAAGTTTACCTCaag GCACAACCCTTCGGGTGCAAGGGGCAAAAGGAGCCCAGCAAAATGTGATACATTTGACCAGCACTACTAAACCCAATGCTATAGCTCACTTTGCAGTGGGAACTCAGAACAATTTAGTCGCCCTCACTCAGCCGAAACTTGTGGTTGCTTCACAGACGACTACAATCACCACTAACGTAACGCAGTCAAAACCTCAGATTGCACG AACGGTGGCAAGTCCTCGAACCCAACAAGCAGGCTCGAAAACACCGAATCTCACTCATCAGCAACTGGTCAACGCGAAAATAATCCCCTCAGACGGTCAAAAAGTGGTGCAACCGAAAGTGTTGGTTCAAGGCCAGAAAGCTCCATCAAAGGCCACTGGACGTACAGTGCCGGCGTTTGGTGGGGGGCTTCGGATGCTCAATACAGCCAACTTAAATTTGACTACGTTAGATGGAAAGCCGGTTTTGTTGGCGAGTAAGACAGGGATTCAGAGCTTGCACGGGCAGAATGTGATCGTTCAG ACTCATCCGGCGTCCGCTTCAAGCAGCTCTTCGCTGATGTTGCAAGCCAAGAAGCCACCTAATCAGGGGGCGCAGGCCACCACAGGAGTTATTAGTCAGGGGGGGaatattgttttcagttctactgctttgaaaaatcaacaattGTTGTTTTCGGCGGGGCAAGCGAAGACGGGAGGTGCGAATACTGCTACCACACAAGCTG GTCACATTGTGTTGGGAAATCAACCAATCCGACTACAAACCAACACTGCAAGTGGTGGGCAAAGGGTAGTATTGGCCAGTCAAGGCCAAGGGGGTCAAATTCTTGCTCAGCAAATCCTTTTACCTGCCGGATTTCAGGGCACCGCCATCAACATAAAGTCTCTACAAGGGGTGAAGGTCATACCGATTGCTCAAAATCAAAAGG GCCAAAGTCGTCAAATCGTAGCCAAAGTTATGAGCCCCAGTATAGTGAAACAATCCACCCAATCGCCCTCAGTGCAACTGCAAGAATCCGTCACAATCCACAGCTCCGAAAGCGAATAA
- the LOC136408416 gene encoding arylalkylamine N-acetyltransferase 1-like, protein MLDYVVIPPTRFDAVIDHLRINFPDEPLNASVGLCLHGIPCPLLEHHDLKTMEDGFSIMAIDKENEKIAGVALNGASKKGETEKSIEEMKDIDNLQYRRIFGLLNEVNLELDLFSKYNVDKIFEVRILSVDAAYRGKGIAKELFTQSEAVARKNGFKLMKTDATSLFTQKVAESQEFWVEKSVNYHDYKDEQGRKIYDTRPPHFHYKVMAKKLE, encoded by the exons ATGTTGGACTACGTTGTCATCCCCCCAACACGTTTCGATGCAGTCATCGACCATCTTCGGATTAACTTTCCAGACGAGCCCTTAAATGCCTCAGTTGGACTATGTCTACATGGTATTCCCTGTCCTTTATTGGAACACCACGACCTTAAAACCATGGAAGATGGATTTTCCATAATGGCGATTGATAAGGAGAATGAGAAG atcgCCGGAGTTGCCTTAAATGGAGCCTCTAAAAAGGGCGAAACTGAGAAATCCATCGAAGAAATGAAAGACATCGACAATCTTCAGTACAGACGAATTTTCGGATTGCTCAATGAGGTGAACTTGGAACTTGATTTGTTTTCCAAGTATAACGTAGACAAGATCTTCGAAGTTAGAATATTGTCTGTGGACGCAGCTTATAGGGGAAAAGGGATTGCCAAAGAACTGTTTACTCAAAGTGAAGCTGTTGCTCGGAAAAATGGATTCAAG CTTATGAAAACAGATGCAACGAGCCTCTTCACTCAAAAAGTGGCCGAAAGTCAGGAATTTTGGGTTGAAAAGTCAGTTAACTACCACGACTATAAGGATGAACAGGGACGTAAGATTTACGACACTCGACCACCGCATTTCCATTACAAAGTAATGGCAAAAAAGCTTGAATAA
- the LOC136407993 gene encoding nuclear factor related to kappa-B-binding protein isoform X1: MTSSESEDTGSSDYSSDSSDEDGMESAYAGGTKLQLPQGLCERRDIFNEFFTVDLWNSFSDEHKEHLQTFLPNFPGNDDLEKTKTLQRLFDFDNFWFSNPLSKFFEDLKAGYFRPEIARMRKLIHKKEKDEAKLRHKKYRKQLKIDVLESQSKLLGQIKQVPPGHEPKQEKRNIDLDSEYIYSRTKRKYFQTLLNIKNKVNEPDFSADENYPEGPSSRLPRKQKRHLNSIRTSLNSTKEKLFKSTTVGKINSLSIDLEKYITSYQNPFYINDEVYRNVLHQHKKRKLENCDDPELNVDGISMSDVIRRTQLPFMKKLPVKPSPMESKPILKKKIRKEPEHRISSETPVLFVNKTANSITNTHSSNSESDSDSIIDAVTVPTTASTFMSETLLSASIKGPAPCKVKEEVKIEPLDIESVEETIEAVQSVQHMTPPQSLLDSPSIGTMMTSSYGEITPIKMEDLETIDIMNTPIELDNSEIDIMELSIKPELMQDTHSNFFALIRDVICSTNEHRMNMYTLQERLKAWQENPISPLNDWYSYVDNWINILPSAITFLCGNASEQPDDFVPYMEYKLNLDVYQWIGAGRDSDQLLLNLCNFWLQHRTESKLTKPIDVELDIADRDSTPPPPRCPTTWTVRKATSDEIKDYREQERRRYDNPHKAFTFRCNGYESVVGPLKGIYYPPANSKARGHNMLNADRPNFVTILSLVRDATARLPNGEGTRADICELLKSSQYISSSAADNILQSVVSGALDRMHTQWDPCVKYCQKRKIWIYLHRHRTEDDFERIHQHYQGVQKVKKNSRKSPAKPKTPKAEKIPKNQKQQKGVVVAPPSADLSAKEQIVVDDLKEEIVVDSPSNVKETPEVNVGTEPVNAEVITVTKAAPVRRTSQLQGKEVISTTPGLIPTKGTSLLLSNNLPKQQEPSQPPPPITTSIKVQSLVTKRESLDEETPELMQIRVASPLGVLKGSAKAPMVKIVSPSQGKSVIIPTSNPQILKQIQERPLKAQQFLQGLAIQSKQQQKTAVKNSVEGSDSEAVKQMEKNKIPVNIQQQIVQGLTAQQLQNIKNVTLLRANSPAASTSAQSGMETTAEGTAQGGATKIVGHTEPHFQTVQLKTTANLTTAQTQQILQTIKQKYLPNANVLTPQQQVLLKQKGCVVQLQKTTPLAKGSPTNSDVSKAISSNQVPVVAKVLTNAAGQVISVESLLAHQKAHGSLPQGTTLRVQGAKGAQQNVIHLTSTTKPNAIAHFAVGTQNNLVALTQPKLVVASQTTTITTNVTQSKPQIARTVASPRTQQAGSKTPNLTHQQLVNAKIIPSDGQKVVQPKVLVQGQKAPSKATGRTVPAFGGGLRMLNTANLNLTTLDGKPVLLASKTGIQSLHGQNVIVQTHPASASSSSSLMLQAKKPPNQGAQATTGVISQGGNIVFSSTALKNQQLLFSAGQAKTGGANTATTQAGHIVLGNQPIRLQTNTASGGQRVVLASQGQGGQILAQQILLPAGFQGTAINIKSLQGVKVIPIAQNQKGQSRQIVAKVMSPSIVKQSTQSPSVQLQESVTIHSSESE, encoded by the exons ATGACTAGTTCTGAATCTGAGGACACAGGGTCCTCAGACTACTCAAGTGATTCGAGTGATGAGGACGGGATGGAATCTGCGTATGCTGGAGGCACTAAACTGCAATTGCCTCAAGGATTATGTGAGAGACGTGATAtattcaatgaattttttactgtAGACCTCTGGAACTCTTTCTCTGACGAGCACAAAGAGCACTTACAGACCTTCTTGCCCAATTTCCCAGGAAATGACGATCTGGAAAAGACCAAAACTCTGCAAAGACTGtttgattttgataatttttggttttctaaTCCTCTCAGTAAGTTTTTTGAGGATCTCAAAGCTGGGTATTTCCGGCCAGAAATTGCTCGAATGAGGAAGTTGATTcataaaaaagagaaagacGAAGCTAAATTGAGACATAAGAAGTATCGGAAGCAGTTGAAGATTGATGTGCTTGAATCTCAAAGTAAATTGTTGGGGCAAATAAAACAGGTTCCGCCAGGGCATGAACCCAAACAGGAAAAGCGGAACATTGATTTGGATAGTGAGTACATTTACTCAAGAACAAAAAGGAAATACTTTCAAACACTgctgaatattaaaaacaaagttaatGAGCCAGATTTTTCTGCTGATGAGAACTACCCAGAAGGGCCTAGTTCTAGATTGCCTAGGAAGCAAAAGAGACATTTGAATAGCATTAGGACTAGCTTAAATAGCACTAAAGAGAAGCTTTTTAAATCTACTACAGTGGGTAAAATTAACAGCCTCTCAATTGATTTAGAAAAGTACATAACATCATATCAAAATCCTTTTTACATAAATGATGAAGTGTATAGAAATGTGTTGCATCAACACAAGAAGAGGAAATTGGAAAACTGTGATGATCCAGAGCTGAATGTGGATG gaatttcaaTGTCTGACGTTATACGACGCACTCAACTACCCTTCATGAAGAAACTCCCAGTAAAACCCTCTCCAATGGAATCGAAAcctatattaaaaaagaaaataaggaAAGAGCCAGAACATCGAATATCCTCAGAAACCCCTGTATTATTTGTCAACAAAACCGCCAATTCTATCACCAACACACACAGTTCCAATTCAGAATCAGATTCTGACTCCATTATAGATGCAGTTACAGTGCCAACAACTGCAAGCACATTTATGAGTGAAACTTTGTTGAGTGCCTCCATTAAAGGGCCAGCACCTTGTAAAGTTAAAGAGGAAGTTAAAATTGAGCCTTTGGATATAGAGTCTGTTGAAGAGACTATAGAGGCGGTTCAAAGCGTGCAGCATATGACCCCACCTCAAAGCCTCCTTGACAGTCCGTCAATTGGGACTATGATGACATCGAGTTATGGAGAAATAACTCCTATTAAAATGGAGGATTTGGAGACCATTGATATAATGAACACTCCGATTGAGTTGGATAATTCTGAAATAGACATTATGGAATTGAGCATTAAACCAGAGTTAATGCAGGACACTCATTCAAATTTCTTTGCCCTTATTCGGGATGTTATTTGCTCAACTAACGAGCACAGAATGAACATGTACACTTTGCAGGAAAGATTGAAAGCTTGGCAGGAAAATCCTATAAGTCCTTTAAATGATTGGTATAG TTACGTTGATAATTGGATAAATATTCTACCCTCGGCAATAACGTTCTTGTGCGGCAACGCATCGGAGCAGCCAGACGACTTTGTGCCCTACATGGAATACAAATTGAATTTGGATGTGTATCAATGGATTGGAGCAGGCAGAGATTCCGACCAATTGCTGCTcaatttgtgtaatttttggCTACAGCACAGGACTGAGAGCAAGCTTACGAAGCCCATTGATGTTGAATTGGATATTGCTGATCG GGACAGCACCCCACCTCCTCCTCGATGCCCCACCACCTGGACGGTTCGCAAAGCCACTTCAGATGAAATAAAAGATTATCGCGAGCAAGAAAGAAGAAGATACGACAATCCTCATAAG GCTTTTACCTTCCGTTGCAACGGTTATGAGTCGGTCGTAGGGCCTCTCAAAGGCATCTACTACCCCCCTGCCAATTCTAAAGCCAGAGGCCATAATATGTTAAACGCAGACCGTCCCAATTTTGTCACCATTTTGTCCTTGGTTCGAGACGCCACTGCACGTTTGCCCAATGGAGAGGGTACTAGAGCAGACATTTGCGAACTTTTGAAGTCTTCCCAATATATTTCCAGTAGTGCTGCTGATAATATTTTGCAGTCTGTCGTATCTGGTGCTTTGGATCGTATGCATACTCAATGGGATCCCTGTGTCAA ATATTGTcagaagaggaaaatttggatttatcTGCATCGGCATCGCACTGAGGACGATTTTGAGCGCATTCATCAGCACTATCAAGGGGTGcaaaaagtgaagaaaaacagCAGGAAATCACCGGCTAAGCCTAAAACTCCGAAGGCTGAGAAAATCCCTAAGaaccaaaaacaacaaaaggGTGTTGTAGTTGCTCCTCCTTCTGCAGACTTATCAGCAAAAGAGCAAATTGTTGTTGATGATCTTAAGGAGGAAATTGTAGTTGATAGTCCTTCTAATGTTAAA GAGACTCCAGAAGTTAATGTTGGGACTGAGCCCGTAAATGCGGAAGTAATTACTGTGACTAAAGCCGCTCCTGTTCGCAGAACTAGCCAATTGCAAGGAAAAGAAGTAATTTCCACTACTCCAGGCCTAATTCCCACTAAAGGCACCAGTCTCTTGCTCAGCAACAACCTTCCCAAGCAGCAAgag CCTTCCCAGCCACCTCCACCAATTACCACATCAATAAAAGTGCAGTCCTTAGTCACCAAGCGCGAGTCTTTAGATGAAGAAACCCCGGAATTGATGCAAATCCGCGTTGCCAGCCCCTTAGGTGTTCTCAAAGGCTCAGCTAAAGCCCCAATGGTGAAAATCGTTTCACCGTCACAGGGGAAATCCGTCATTATCCCCACATCAAACCCACAAATTCTCAAACAAATCCAGGAGAGACCTTTGAAGGCTCAACAGTTTTTGCAAGGGCTTGCCATTCAGTCTAAACAg CAACAAAAAACTGCGGTTAAAAACTCGGTAGAAGGAAGCGATAGTGAAGCTGTGAAGCAGATGGAGAAAAATAAGATACCAGTCAATATTCAGCAGCAAATTGTGCAGGGATTGACTGCTCAGCAACTACAGAATATTAAGAATGTGACATTGTTGCGTGCTAATAGCCCAGCGGCTAGTACCAGTGCGCAAAGCGGAATGGAGACCACTGCTGAGGGTACCGCTCAGGGAGGTGCAACTAAGATTGTGGGGCATACTGAG CCCCATTTTCAGACCGTCCAACTGAAAACAACAGCCAACTTAACCACCGCCCAAACTCAACAAATCTTGCaaactattaaacaaaaatatcttccCAATGCCAACGTTCTCACTCCCCAGCAACAGGTGCTGTTGAAACAAAAAGGGTGTGTGGtacaattacaaaaaacaACCCCTCTTGCCAAGGGCAGCCCCACAAATTCAg ATGTGAGCAAAGCCATTTCAAGTAATCAAGTCCCAGTAGTTGCTAAGGTTCTCACGAACGCCGCAGGGCAAGTAATTTCGGTGGAAAGTCTTTTAGCCCATCAAAAAGCCCATGGAAGTTTACCTCaag GCACAACCCTTCGGGTGCAAGGGGCAAAAGGAGCCCAGCAAAATGTGATACATTTGACCAGCACTACTAAACCCAATGCTATAGCTCACTTTGCAGTGGGAACTCAGAACAATTTAGTCGCCCTCACTCAGCCGAAACTTGTGGTTGCTTCACAGACGACTACAATCACCACTAACGTAACGCAGTCAAAACCTCAGATTGCACG AACGGTGGCAAGTCCTCGAACCCAACAAGCAGGCTCGAAAACACCGAATCTCACTCATCAGCAACTGGTCAACGCGAAAATAATCCCCTCAGACGGTCAAAAAGTGGTGCAACCGAAAGTGTTGGTTCAAGGCCAGAAAGCTCCATCAAAGGCCACTGGACGTACAGTGCCGGCGTTTGGTGGGGGGCTTCGGATGCTCAATACAGCCAACTTAAATTTGACTACGTTAGATGGAAAGCCGGTTTTGTTGGCGAGTAAGACAGGGATTCAGAGCTTGCACGGGCAGAATGTGATCGTTCAG ACTCATCCGGCGTCCGCTTCAAGCAGCTCTTCGCTGATGTTGCAAGCCAAGAAGCCACCTAATCAGGGGGCGCAGGCCACCACAGGAGTTATTAGTCAGGGGGGGaatattgttttcagttctactgctttgaaaaatcaacaattGTTGTTTTCGGCGGGGCAAGCGAAGACGGGAGGTGCGAATACTGCTACCACACAAGCTG GTCACATTGTGTTGGGAAATCAACCAATCCGACTACAAACCAACACTGCAAGTGGTGGGCAAAGGGTAGTATTGGCCAGTCAAGGCCAAGGGGGTCAAATTCTTGCTCAGCAAATCCTTTTACCTGCCGGATTTCAGGGCACCGCCATCAACATAAAGTCTCTACAAGGGGTGAAGGTCATACCGATTGCTCAAAATCAAAAGG GCCAAAGTCGTCAAATCGTAGCCAAAGTTATGAGCCCCAGTATAGTGAAACAATCCACCCAATCGCCCTCAGTGCAACTGCAAGAATCCGTCACAATCCACAGCTCCGAAAGCGAATAA
- the LOC136408339 gene encoding TLC domain-containing protein 5-like gives MPEEKEIIASSPQFHSIKYNLYFNNGYINYESPICMFICAALWRISYLALRSLLPTYSPEFCVRILNSIHGVVSAFLGINQCFIFDWPFAHPEWKTSYIQSFIITFSFGYFVHDTWWMLECNRKDKTMMCHHVFCMIALANILFKGYSGAQATCALGSLEITNPFLQVRWFLRSIRMQATPLYNSTEATFFLVFLTVRIIIGSYLLNIVLRQPKNDWDFIFMSLGIYIISWVFLFDMIRYGLRKYARK, from the exons atgCCAGAGGAGAAGGAGATTATTGCTTCCTCCCCCCAATTCCACTCAATCAAGTATAATCTCTATTTCAATAACGGCTATATAAACTATGAGAGCCCAATTTGCATGTTCATATGTGCAGCCCTTTGGAGAATTTCTTACTTGGCCCTAAG ATCCTTACTACCGACATATTCTCCAGAATTCTGCGTTCGAATATTGAACAGCATCCATGGTGTCGTATCCGCCTTTTTGGGCATCAATCAATGCTTCATTTTTGACTGGCCCTTTGCTCATCCAGAATGGAAAACCAGCTACATTCAGTCCTTCATTATAACCTTTAGTTTTGGGTATTTCGTCCATGATACCTGGTGGATGCTGGAATGTAATAGAAAAG ACAAAACTATGATGTGTCATCACGTATTCTGCATGATCGCCCTAGCTAACATTCTCTTCAAAGGTTACTCAGGGGCTCAAGCCACCTGTGCCCTTGGCAGCTTGGAAATTACCAACCCTTTTCTGCAAGTAAGATGGTTTCTGAGGAGTATAAGAATGCAGGCTACCCCTCTGTATAATTCCACAGAAGCCACATTTTTCTTGGTATTTTTAACAGTCAGGATCATAATAGGCTCATATTTACTCAACATTGTCTTAAGGCAGCCTAAAAACGACTGggatttcatttttatgtctctaggaatttatataatatcCTGGGTTTTTCTCTTCGATATGATAAGATATGGTCTAAGGAAATATGCGCGGAAGTAA